A single genomic interval of Aureliella helgolandensis harbors:
- a CDS encoding DUF5060 domain-containing protein, protein MNRSLFRCFATASLVIVALVATSSVQSAWAKDATASLLASDVVFAEADGLVAVEAEHFARQELKEVRAFQISTAEHAPSIEPDGDPLHIAGAAGGAYVELLPDSRRNHSEKLIKGVNFSNEPGKVAVLTYRVHFANPGRYYVWVRAYSSGSEDNGIHVGIDGTWPESGQRMQWCEGKQSWRWESKQRTEKTHCGEPYKIYLDVPTAGIHEISFSMREDGFEFDRWLMTQTREFSRPDGIGPDVRVHSGTLPASYPFVPESETQAEAKPVPDVNSDRPVPTLRLLASQLDLSGTGYYLDKGKWLAINPAKNKQAKVLTAFAFPSGRYDVTLVAVGEEDGKSTYQFTVNDEAAGEFTCPLSEHPFEEGPKFSTTWKNIAIGSGDVLTLSSQIGSNDGAEFSRARIAKLEFVAADQATRQAVAKLEITDAQNRSPAVAGPPLVLPRNSDGKGTAQLTGELKQWHKVTLTLDGPYAHELDNAPNPFTDLAFQVTFTHESGSPQYTVPGYFAADGDAGNSSADAGTKWRAHLSPDKVGRWNYAISFKKGETVALNGGGQAMAPFDGVQGSFEVAKTDKEGRDFRARGRLEYVGKHHLQFAGSKEYFLKAGPDAPETLLAYVDFDNTIAGKSDKVPLKQWQPHVADWQAGDPTWKEGKGKGLIGALNYLASKGVNAFSFLTYNAGGDGDNIWPFVSRDDKLHWDCSKLDQWGVVLDHATAQGLYLHFKLQENEMDDDRRGSNGNAGRVPESLDGGKLGVERKLYCRELIARYGHELALNWNIGEENTQSSEEIRDMVKYLHDTDPYQHNIVIHTFPSQQDKVYTPLLGDKSLLTGASLQNSWSQAHQRTLKWLTESAKAGRPWVVANDEQNPASDGVPADPGYKGNDGTATQNGKKYTMHDVRKLCLWGTLMAGGAGVEYYFGYKLPENDLVCQDFRSRDRSWDFCRIALEFFANNSIPFWEMHNADELIGNPDHGNEKFCLAQAGKLYLVYLPNGGTTELNLSEVSGDFSVEWFNPRSGGELVAGEIQRVAGGGPVKLGTPPSDTEEDWLIVVRQ, encoded by the coding sequence ATGAATCGATCACTCTTTAGATGCTTTGCTACTGCCTCACTCGTGATCGTGGCACTGGTCGCCACGAGTTCTGTTCAGTCTGCATGGGCCAAAGATGCCACCGCTTCACTGCTTGCATCCGATGTGGTGTTTGCCGAAGCCGATGGATTGGTAGCTGTTGAAGCAGAGCACTTTGCTAGACAGGAGCTGAAAGAAGTCCGGGCATTTCAGATTAGTACCGCTGAACATGCTCCAAGTATCGAGCCTGACGGAGATCCTTTGCACATTGCGGGAGCCGCGGGGGGCGCGTATGTGGAGCTGTTGCCGGATAGCCGCCGCAACCACAGTGAGAAATTGATCAAAGGTGTCAACTTTTCCAACGAACCGGGCAAGGTCGCCGTGCTGACCTATCGAGTTCACTTTGCCAATCCAGGGCGCTATTACGTCTGGGTGCGAGCCTACAGCAGCGGCTCCGAAGACAATGGCATCCACGTCGGAATCGACGGAACTTGGCCAGAAAGTGGGCAGCGGATGCAGTGGTGCGAGGGCAAGCAGTCATGGCGTTGGGAGAGTAAGCAACGCACCGAGAAAACACATTGTGGCGAACCGTACAAGATTTACCTGGACGTCCCCACAGCGGGCATTCACGAAATTAGCTTCTCCATGCGTGAAGATGGCTTTGAATTCGATCGTTGGCTGATGACGCAAACTCGCGAGTTCTCTCGCCCTGATGGAATCGGACCTGATGTTCGAGTGCACTCCGGTACACTTCCTGCCAGTTATCCATTTGTGCCCGAATCAGAGACGCAAGCTGAAGCAAAGCCGGTGCCCGATGTCAACAGCGATAGACCTGTGCCAACGCTCCGCCTGCTGGCCTCTCAGTTGGATCTGAGCGGGACGGGCTACTATCTCGACAAGGGAAAATGGCTAGCGATCAATCCAGCTAAGAATAAGCAAGCCAAAGTTCTTACGGCCTTCGCTTTTCCCAGTGGACGCTACGATGTTACCTTGGTTGCCGTCGGTGAGGAGGATGGCAAGTCGACCTACCAATTCACCGTCAATGATGAAGCGGCCGGTGAGTTTACCTGCCCGCTGAGCGAGCATCCGTTCGAAGAGGGACCAAAGTTCTCCACCACCTGGAAGAACATCGCCATTGGTTCCGGAGATGTGCTCACGCTCAGTTCACAGATTGGTTCTAACGATGGGGCTGAATTCAGTCGTGCTCGCATCGCCAAGCTTGAGTTTGTGGCGGCAGACCAGGCGACGCGGCAAGCGGTTGCCAAGTTGGAAATCACCGACGCCCAAAATCGGTCGCCTGCCGTTGCCGGCCCTCCACTAGTGCTACCTCGCAACTCGGATGGCAAGGGGACAGCCCAGCTGACTGGAGAACTGAAGCAGTGGCACAAGGTGACGTTGACGCTCGACGGGCCTTACGCACACGAATTGGACAATGCCCCCAATCCGTTTACCGATCTCGCATTTCAGGTGACTTTCACGCACGAAAGCGGAAGCCCTCAATACACCGTGCCTGGCTACTTCGCGGCCGATGGTGATGCTGGCAACTCTTCGGCCGATGCCGGTACCAAGTGGCGAGCCCATCTTTCACCGGACAAAGTTGGTCGATGGAATTATGCGATTTCGTTCAAAAAGGGTGAGACAGTTGCACTCAATGGAGGTGGCCAGGCCATGGCTCCTTTCGATGGAGTTCAAGGCTCATTTGAGGTTGCGAAAACTGATAAAGAGGGCCGTGACTTCCGCGCACGTGGCCGATTGGAGTATGTCGGCAAGCACCATCTGCAGTTCGCTGGAAGCAAAGAGTACTTTTTGAAGGCTGGACCTGACGCGCCAGAAACGCTGCTAGCCTACGTCGACTTTGACAACACGATCGCGGGTAAGTCGGACAAGGTACCGTTGAAGCAGTGGCAGCCGCACGTTGCCGATTGGCAAGCAGGGGATCCAACCTGGAAAGAGGGCAAGGGCAAGGGGCTGATTGGTGCCTTGAACTACTTAGCAAGCAAGGGTGTTAACGCGTTTTCGTTCTTGACGTATAACGCGGGGGGGGACGGGGACAATATTTGGCCCTTTGTTTCTCGCGATGATAAATTGCATTGGGACTGTTCGAAACTCGACCAATGGGGCGTGGTTCTCGACCATGCGACTGCTCAAGGTTTGTACTTGCACTTCAAATTGCAAGAAAATGAGATGGATGACGATCGCCGTGGATCGAACGGAAACGCGGGCCGAGTTCCTGAGTCGCTCGATGGTGGCAAGTTGGGAGTAGAACGAAAACTCTATTGCCGCGAATTGATCGCACGCTATGGACACGAACTCGCCTTGAATTGGAACATCGGTGAAGAGAACACGCAGAGTTCCGAAGAGATCCGCGATATGGTCAAGTATCTGCATGATACGGATCCCTATCAGCACAACATTGTGATTCACACGTTCCCATCGCAGCAAGACAAGGTTTACACGCCGCTACTAGGGGACAAGTCGTTGTTGACGGGAGCTTCGCTGCAGAACTCGTGGAGCCAAGCGCACCAACGAACACTCAAGTGGTTGACTGAGTCGGCTAAGGCGGGACGCCCTTGGGTTGTCGCCAACGACGAGCAGAATCCAGCCAGTGACGGAGTGCCCGCAGATCCCGGGTACAAAGGCAATGATGGAACCGCAACTCAGAATGGCAAAAAGTATACGATGCACGATGTTCGTAAACTCTGTCTCTGGGGAACGCTGATGGCCGGTGGAGCTGGGGTCGAATATTACTTCGGCTACAAGCTGCCGGAGAATGATCTGGTGTGCCAAGACTTTCGAAGTCGTGACCGAAGTTGGGATTTCTGCCGCATTGCGTTGGAGTTCTTCGCGAACAACAGCATTCCGTTCTGGGAAATGCACAACGCGGATGAGTTGATTGGCAACCCAGACCATGGCAATGAAAAGTTCTGTCTAGCGCAAGCTGGAAAGCTCTACTTGGTCTACCTTCCCAACGGCGGAACTACCGAGTTGAACCTATCGGAGGTTTCGGGTGATTTTTCGGTAGAGTGGTTCAATCCTCGCAGCGGCGGAGAGTTGGTCGCGGGGGAAATTCAACGGGTCGCTGGGGGAGGGCCTGTCAAGCTGGGAACGCCGCCTAGCGATACTGAGGAGGATTGGTTGATCGTCGTGCGGCAGTAG
- a CDS encoding isocitrate/isopropylmalate dehydrogenase family protein codes for MSTYNIVTLPGDGIGPECLDATLHVLQAVLERVPKLKLNLSRHEAGAEHYRKHGVAIPQPVLDECLAADAVLLAAIGLPDVRKPDGTEVQPEMMMGLRRAMGLYAAVRPVKLYPGVASPLNTASQGIDMIILRENLEGLFASFGGGCLLNDTVASDTLMITREGTERVVDYAFRLAEKRKGRPSDGKRRVTCVDKANVFRSFAFFRKIFLEVAQRYPNIESDAAYVDAMSLYMVTEPSQWDVLVMENQFGDILSDLGAAIVGGLGLAPSAEIGNAHALFQPSHGTAPQLTGKNVANPIATILSAAMMLDWLADRHADEHAREASQLIESTVAALLSQGMLKTADQGGNVTTSGVAEAIVDAIAAQGAAESANSTNCAAS; via the coding sequence ATGTCTACCTATAACATTGTCACGCTTCCAGGTGATGGAATCGGTCCAGAATGTCTCGACGCCACACTGCATGTGTTGCAAGCGGTGTTGGAACGAGTGCCAAAGTTGAAATTGAACCTCTCACGGCATGAGGCGGGAGCAGAGCATTACCGAAAACATGGCGTGGCCATTCCGCAACCGGTTTTGGATGAATGCTTGGCTGCAGATGCAGTGCTCCTGGCTGCAATCGGGTTGCCCGATGTGCGCAAGCCCGATGGTACCGAGGTGCAGCCCGAAATGATGATGGGCCTGCGCCGAGCGATGGGGCTGTATGCTGCAGTCCGGCCCGTCAAATTATATCCCGGCGTTGCTAGCCCCCTGAATACGGCTAGCCAAGGAATCGATATGATCATCTTGCGGGAGAATCTGGAAGGACTCTTTGCCTCCTTCGGTGGTGGATGTTTGCTCAATGATACCGTGGCCTCCGACACCCTGATGATTACACGCGAAGGGACCGAACGTGTGGTGGACTACGCATTCCGACTAGCGGAGAAACGAAAGGGGCGTCCCAGTGATGGCAAGCGACGAGTGACTTGCGTCGACAAGGCAAATGTTTTCCGTAGCTTCGCGTTTTTCCGCAAGATCTTTCTGGAAGTGGCCCAACGCTACCCCAACATCGAAAGCGATGCGGCCTATGTCGATGCTATGAGTCTCTACATGGTGACCGAACCAAGCCAGTGGGACGTCTTGGTCATGGAGAATCAGTTTGGCGACATCCTTTCCGACTTAGGAGCGGCCATTGTCGGTGGCTTGGGCCTGGCTCCCTCTGCCGAAATTGGCAATGCTCACGCGTTATTCCAACCCTCGCATGGAACCGCCCCGCAATTGACCGGAAAGAACGTAGCCAATCCAATTGCCACGATCCTCTCGGCAGCAATGATGCTCGACTGGCTCGCAGATCGTCACGCTGACGAACATGCACGTGAAGCCTCTCAATTGATTGAATCGACCGTTGCCGCACTGCTGTCTCAGGGAATGCTGAAGACTGCCGATCAGGGAGGCAATGTTACCACCAGCGGAGTTGCTGAAGCAATTGTTGATGCGATTGCGGCCCAGGGGGCTGCCGAATCTGCCAATTCAACGAACTGCGCAGCGTCGTAA
- the otnC gene encoding 3-oxo-tetronate 4-phosphate decarboxylase gives MSEKELRERIAQHGESLYDRGLTSGSSGNISVRLPDGMLITPTNVCLGRLDPEEISRLDSAGNLVAGRPPSKEAFLHLAYYRSRSKEQAVVHLHSTSSVAVSCLSDIDPENVLPAITAYYVMRVGELTLVPYFAPGDQELAAAVELASKASRGVLLANHGPVIGGLDLDAAVYAAEELEETAKLYMLLRNLPVRFLDEAQQGELRRRFPS, from the coding sequence ATGAGCGAGAAAGAATTGAGGGAGAGAATTGCCCAGCATGGCGAATCGCTTTACGACCGTGGCTTGACCTCTGGGAGCTCGGGGAATATCAGTGTCCGCCTACCAGACGGGATGCTCATTACTCCCACCAATGTATGCTTGGGACGGCTGGACCCGGAGGAAATCTCCCGGCTTGATTCTGCGGGAAATTTAGTAGCCGGTCGCCCACCTTCCAAAGAGGCGTTTCTGCATTTGGCCTATTACCGCTCGCGTTCCAAGGAACAGGCGGTAGTGCATTTGCATTCAACCAGTTCGGTCGCCGTCAGCTGTCTGTCGGACATCGATCCTGAGAATGTGTTGCCTGCCATCACCGCCTACTATGTGATGCGCGTTGGGGAGCTGACTCTCGTCCCCTATTTTGCACCGGGTGATCAAGAGTTGGCGGCGGCGGTTGAATTGGCCTCGAAGGCGTCACGGGGCGTCCTGTTGGCCAATCATGGACCGGTCATCGGCGGCCTCGATCTCGATGCGGCCGTCTACGCAGCCGAAGAGCTGGAGGAGACTGCCAAGCTCTACATGCTGTTGCGGAACCTGCCAGTTCGCTTCTTGGATGAAGCCCAGCAAGGTGAGCTGAGACGTCGCTTTCCATCCTAA
- a CDS encoding four-carbon acid sugar kinase family protein → MPHSLQLGCIADDYTGATDLASMLVRQGLQVVQLFGLEILRAEFSANLREALSESDAIVVSLKTRSIPAAAACSMSLEALRALQEIGCTQFFFKYCSTFDSTAEGNIGPVAEALASELKQNHVWYCPAFPENGRTVYCGHLFVGGELLHESGMQNHPLNPMSDSNLVRVLQAQCRGRVGRVSVSPAVNVSYSDATEDIQNWIVDAVSEDDLKAVASAAQQHVLLTGGSAMGAYWASVTQGNTRHHRSPAATAPQDSSLPGASSQDSATFEPPGTVATHRSDLSQSPSLRETCTLVLAGSCSTATRKQIAYFERHVGPVKELEVLRAAQGKVEFDAVVAEVLQWCGDCQHYAALVASGARMEQVRGAADALGAQRAAELTEALFAAIAKGLAELGLRRMIVAGGETSGAVINALGIDAVRIGVEIAPGVPWVHSLREPSVALALKSGNFGGDAFFETAIGCDGAAVFSREVPR, encoded by the coding sequence ATGCCCCATAGCCTGCAATTGGGATGTATTGCGGACGATTACACTGGTGCAACCGATCTCGCGTCGATGCTGGTCCGGCAGGGATTGCAAGTCGTGCAACTCTTCGGGTTGGAAATCTTGCGGGCTGAGTTCTCCGCGAATCTTCGTGAGGCCCTGTCGGAGAGCGATGCAATCGTTGTGTCGCTCAAAACCCGTTCCATTCCTGCGGCAGCGGCTTGCTCGATGTCGCTTGAGGCCTTGCGGGCACTGCAGGAAATCGGATGTACGCAGTTTTTTTTCAAATACTGCTCCACCTTCGACTCGACGGCCGAGGGGAATATTGGTCCCGTCGCCGAGGCGCTGGCTAGCGAGCTAAAGCAGAACCATGTTTGGTACTGCCCGGCGTTTCCCGAGAACGGACGGACCGTCTATTGTGGACACTTGTTTGTGGGAGGCGAGTTGCTTCATGAAAGTGGAATGCAAAACCACCCTCTGAATCCAATGTCCGACAGCAATCTCGTGCGTGTATTGCAAGCACAATGCCGCGGAAGAGTTGGACGAGTGAGCGTCTCTCCAGCAGTCAATGTTTCCTACAGTGACGCTACCGAGGACATTCAGAATTGGATCGTGGATGCGGTATCGGAGGACGATTTGAAAGCCGTTGCCAGCGCCGCGCAGCAACACGTCTTGTTAACCGGCGGCTCCGCCATGGGTGCCTACTGGGCATCGGTAACTCAAGGGAATACGCGGCACCATCGCTCGCCTGCTGCCACCGCTCCACAGGACTCCAGTTTGCCGGGGGCCAGTTCGCAAGATTCTGCCACTTTCGAGCCTCCAGGAACTGTTGCTACCCATCGCTCCGATCTGTCACAGTCCCCGAGCCTGCGAGAGACCTGTACGCTCGTATTGGCCGGTAGTTGTTCCACGGCGACTCGAAAGCAGATCGCCTACTTTGAGAGACACGTGGGGCCGGTCAAGGAGTTAGAGGTGCTGCGTGCCGCTCAGGGGAAAGTGGAGTTCGACGCGGTTGTGGCAGAGGTCTTGCAGTGGTGCGGTGATTGCCAGCACTACGCCGCGCTCGTTGCATCGGGAGCCAGGATGGAGCAAGTGCGCGGGGCTGCGGACGCATTGGGGGCCCAGCGAGCAGCCGAGCTTACCGAAGCCCTATTCGCTGCAATCGCCAAGGGGTTGGCAGAACTCGGATTGCGAAGAATGATCGTGGCCGGAGGTGAGACGTCCGGGGCGGTCATTAATGCCCTTGGGATCGATGCTGTCCGCATTGGTGTTGAGATAGCGCCGGGTGTGCCTTGGGTGCACTCGCTGCGTGAGCCTTCGGTGGCGCTCGCATTGAAGTCGGGGAATTTCGGCGGTGATGCCTTTTTTGAAACAGCTATCGGCTGCGACGGTGCGGCTGTTTTTTCCCGCGAGGTCCCACGATGA
- a CDS encoding cyclase family protein, with amino-acid sequence MMNQSSNSSRATQVRRGLLIGTGYFSDFHLDAWARLPHAEIIGVCDVDEERARRAATKFGVTNVFHDVRQALELEGIDFIDVATTPNNRLELMALVAQRKLPVICQKPLANDWATAQKIVGLAEEMSALLMVHENFRFQPWYREIKRLLTEGRIGRKLHTLSMRTRMGDGWGEDAYLARQPYFRTMPRLLVHETGVHFVDTFRYLAGEIDECQAILRKLNSGIAGEDAGQLNFQFSSGAMGVWDANRYNESQAENPRYTFGELLVEGDEGSMWLDGRGGITIKRLGEAVVEHPYHRSQLGFAGDCVLATQQHFLDCLDGGKCETSGTEYLKSLAVVEALYESSERRCVVSLVEHSKSSAPQATQGRPPNLPPAGSLHPHATDSLTRRIVDLSLPVTPKMPGVEVSQCKFRDADGWNATMLQLYSHSGTHMDAPCHVLEAGATLDQQDLSACCGPAWVVHVPDVSPQMLLTVAHVTDVLGDLEPGARLLLRTDWHRRFGTPEYRHALPRISEELAHWLVDRKVALVGVEQLSVADVNNREELAKIHEILFRGGVVIVEALANLDQLTQPQVEFIALPLNIVGGDGCPVRAVAIEYGTSLPAGETPHAP; translated from the coding sequence ATGATGAATCAGTCCTCCAACTCATCTCGGGCCACTCAGGTGCGCCGCGGTCTACTCATTGGCACTGGCTATTTTAGCGATTTCCATTTGGACGCTTGGGCTCGACTTCCCCATGCCGAGATCATTGGCGTCTGTGACGTTGACGAGGAACGCGCACGCCGCGCTGCGACAAAGTTTGGCGTTACGAATGTCTTTCACGATGTTCGTCAGGCATTGGAGCTCGAGGGAATTGACTTCATCGACGTGGCAACCACGCCCAACAATCGTCTGGAGTTGATGGCGTTAGTGGCGCAGAGAAAGCTACCAGTTATCTGCCAAAAACCGCTGGCTAATGATTGGGCAACGGCCCAGAAAATCGTGGGACTTGCCGAGGAAATGTCGGCGCTGCTGATGGTCCACGAGAACTTTCGCTTTCAACCCTGGTACCGCGAAATTAAGCGATTGTTAACCGAGGGCCGGATCGGCCGCAAGCTACACACCTTGAGCATGCGGACTCGCATGGGCGACGGTTGGGGAGAGGATGCCTACCTCGCGCGGCAGCCCTATTTTCGCACCATGCCTCGCTTGCTCGTCCACGAAACCGGCGTCCATTTTGTCGATACATTTCGCTACCTTGCCGGGGAGATCGACGAATGCCAAGCGATCCTGCGCAAGCTCAATTCGGGCATCGCCGGAGAGGATGCCGGCCAGCTGAATTTTCAGTTTTCCAGCGGCGCGATGGGAGTGTGGGATGCGAATCGCTATAACGAGTCTCAAGCAGAGAATCCACGTTACACCTTCGGTGAGCTGTTGGTCGAAGGGGACGAAGGGAGCATGTGGTTGGATGGGCGTGGCGGCATTACCATCAAGCGATTGGGAGAGGCTGTTGTCGAACATCCCTACCATCGCAGCCAACTCGGTTTTGCGGGGGATTGTGTACTGGCAACTCAGCAACACTTTCTAGACTGCCTGGACGGCGGCAAGTGCGAAACTTCGGGTACTGAGTACTTGAAGTCCTTAGCAGTTGTCGAGGCGCTGTATGAGTCGTCAGAGCGACGTTGCGTGGTTTCTCTCGTCGAGCACTCGAAGTCAAGTGCTCCGCAAGCCACGCAGGGACGCCCCCCAAATTTGCCACCGGCGGGCAGCCTGCACCCTCATGCCACTGATTCTTTAACCAGGAGGATTGTGGATCTAAGTTTACCCGTCACTCCTAAGATGCCAGGCGTCGAAGTGTCGCAGTGCAAGTTCCGTGACGCGGATGGTTGGAACGCAACGATGCTCCAACTCTATTCGCACTCTGGGACCCACATGGATGCACCCTGCCATGTATTGGAGGCTGGGGCCACACTGGATCAACAAGATCTCTCTGCTTGCTGTGGCCCCGCCTGGGTCGTGCATGTTCCCGATGTCTCTCCTCAGATGTTGTTGACGGTTGCCCATGTGACCGATGTACTGGGGGACCTGGAGCCTGGAGCTCGACTGCTATTACGCACCGATTGGCACCGCCGCTTTGGAACTCCCGAATATCGCCATGCCCTGCCCCGCATATCCGAAGAGCTGGCGCATTGGTTGGTGGACCGGAAAGTCGCATTGGTGGGCGTCGAACAATTGTCGGTGGCGGATGTAAACAACCGGGAGGAACTAGCGAAGATCCATGAGATCTTGTTTCGTGGCGGTGTCGTGATCGTTGAAGCTTTGGCAAATTTGGACCAGTTGACGCAACCACAGGTGGAATTTATTGCACTTCCATTGAACATCGTGGGGGGAGATGGATGCCCGGTTAGAGCGGTGGCCATCGAGTACGGAACATCGTTGCCAGCTGGGGAGACGCCCCATGCCCCATAG
- a CDS encoding MFS transporter: MRIPFRSLLVGATFLLSILLYVDRVCISAAKGSLATDLSLSDQQMGWVFAAFSLGYALFQTPSGWLADRLGPRRVLAAIVVVWSVFTGLTAMATSLVTLLIVRFLFGAGEAGAFPGIARAMYSWIPMQERGMVQGINFSGSRIGAALTLPLISLLIADLGWRPTFVILMCIGIVWALLWFLFFRDDPTDAKNLSPIELQYILANRQEGQEKSANTDSSMASASRDSSSAVIHPAATSLANSMRRSTTVWALCGQYFASNFIFFFGLTWFFPELKLRFGLSGFEASLFAAVPLLCGALGNWTSGWLVDRLYSANRWRLSRRLPAMIGFALAGLGIMGCAYATTPLASSFWFSLCIFGADMTLSPSWSTCVDIGKSNAGVVSGMMNMAGNIGAFLTSLAFPYLMGWTGSPLPFFYVAAVLNVAAIGLWLLIEPTVALNANRQEAHA, encoded by the coding sequence ATGCGGATTCCTTTCCGATCACTTTTGGTAGGTGCAACTTTTTTACTATCGATTTTGTTGTACGTGGATCGCGTCTGCATTTCGGCAGCTAAGGGGAGTTTGGCGACAGATCTCTCGCTCAGCGATCAACAGATGGGCTGGGTGTTTGCCGCCTTTTCGCTCGGGTATGCACTCTTCCAGACGCCGAGCGGTTGGCTGGCAGATCGATTGGGCCCGCGACGCGTGCTGGCAGCGATCGTCGTTGTGTGGTCGGTTTTCACCGGCTTGACGGCCATGGCGACCAGCCTCGTTACCCTATTGATCGTACGGTTTCTGTTCGGCGCTGGTGAGGCTGGAGCTTTCCCGGGTATTGCTCGGGCGATGTACTCCTGGATCCCGATGCAGGAACGCGGCATGGTGCAGGGAATCAATTTCTCGGGGTCGCGCATCGGCGCGGCGCTCACCCTGCCACTGATCTCGCTACTCATCGCTGACTTGGGGTGGCGCCCTACCTTTGTGATCCTGATGTGCATCGGCATCGTTTGGGCTCTACTGTGGTTCCTCTTCTTTCGTGACGATCCTACCGATGCAAAGAATCTGAGCCCAATTGAACTCCAGTACATTTTGGCCAACCGCCAGGAAGGGCAGGAGAAGTCAGCCAACACAGACTCTTCGATGGCTAGCGCTAGTCGTGACAGCTCGTCTGCGGTGATTCATCCTGCGGCCACATCTCTGGCCAACAGCATGCGGCGGTCCACGACGGTTTGGGCTCTCTGCGGCCAGTATTTCGCCTCGAATTTCATCTTCTTCTTTGGTTTGACCTGGTTCTTCCCAGAGTTGAAGTTGCGTTTCGGACTCAGCGGATTCGAAGCCAGTCTGTTCGCGGCAGTTCCCTTGTTATGTGGTGCGTTGGGGAATTGGACTTCGGGGTGGTTGGTCGATCGGTTGTATTCGGCCAACCGTTGGCGTCTGTCCCGCAGGCTGCCCGCGATGATTGGATTTGCTTTGGCGGGATTGGGCATCATGGGATGCGCCTACGCTACCACGCCCCTGGCTTCCTCCTTTTGGTTTAGCCTATGCATTTTTGGTGCCGACATGACGCTTTCCCCGTCGTGGAGTACCTGCGTTGATATCGGCAAGTCCAATGCGGGGGTGGTGTCCGGGATGATGAACATGGCTGGGAACATTGGTGCTTTTCTAACGTCGCTGGCCTTTCCCTATCTGATGGGCTGGACCGGTTCTCCTCTTCCCTTTTTCTACGTGGCAGCCGTGCTGAACGTGGCCGCCATTGGCCTATGGCTGCTTATCGAACCGACGGTCGCTCTGAACGCCAACCGGCAGGAGGCCCACGCATGA
- a CDS encoding LysR family transcriptional regulator, with protein sequence MDRNWFDRAEALNVQQVNTFCRVYEHGGYAGAAEYLDQSGPTLWEHVKALEKIYQAQLFERSGRNIRPTDAGHALYQLLLPLLATVESTFERLAEETDDTPTEVRLVTGVRMMLEELGAPLQQFHAAYPTVRIKLLSADNRTAQQFVTEGKADLALLIEPPQELIAPGITCLRLYPIDYLAALPKRHRLIRKDNLCLEDLVDEPLIVGNPDTVGRSMLEQAHFRLGLTRPLRIVAETDNSAVTLACVRAGLGVGIIAGRPSGSLEQRIHTKSLAQEIGRVHVVAAYREGRTLTRTLQTLVDLIGCIP encoded by the coding sequence GTGGACCGAAACTGGTTTGATCGTGCTGAAGCACTCAATGTTCAACAAGTCAACACGTTTTGCCGCGTCTATGAGCATGGCGGATATGCCGGCGCAGCAGAGTATCTCGACCAATCGGGGCCCACCCTTTGGGAACATGTCAAAGCACTCGAAAAAATCTACCAAGCGCAATTGTTCGAGCGCAGCGGTCGCAATATTCGGCCCACCGATGCTGGACACGCACTCTACCAATTGCTGTTGCCCTTGCTGGCCACGGTCGAGTCCACCTTTGAACGGTTGGCGGAAGAAACCGACGATACCCCGACAGAAGTCAGGCTCGTGACCGGTGTGCGGATGATGCTGGAGGAGCTCGGTGCACCGCTCCAGCAATTCCATGCTGCGTACCCAACCGTGCGTATCAAGTTGTTGTCTGCAGATAATCGAACCGCACAACAGTTCGTAACAGAGGGAAAGGCCGATCTGGCACTGTTGATCGAGCCCCCGCAGGAGTTAATTGCCCCGGGTATCACTTGTCTGCGACTCTACCCAATCGACTATTTGGCCGCCTTGCCCAAGCGTCATCGATTGATCCGCAAGGACAATCTCTGCTTGGAGGATCTCGTCGACGAGCCCCTGATCGTGGGTAATCCAGATACCGTTGGGAGGAGTATGCTCGAGCAGGCCCACTTTCGCCTAGGTCTGACGAGGCCGCTCCGCATTGTGGCTGAAACCGACAACAGCGCGGTGACCCTCGCTTGCGTCCGCGCCGGGCTTGGTGTCGGAATTATTGCTGGTCGTCCGTCTGGCAGTTTGGAACAGCGAATCCATACCAAATCCTTGGCCCAGGAAATTGGTCGCGTACACGTGGTAGCCGCGTACCGTGAAGGCCGCACACTGACTCGCACACTTCAAACACTGGTTGATCTGATTGGGTGCATTCCTTGA